The DNA region CGGGCAAGAGATTTTAATTTCAAATTCAGATCAATCTCTTGAGGCCGTGGTCGTAGACTTGCCGTGGTTTGATAGGGCAAAAAAATAGGCCGATTCATAAAAAATCGGCCTACATTCAATTAATCAGCAAAATCAAGACCTTTGGCCTTTTGAACCTCTCTTTTGTTTGGATTAACAGACTCTCTGAAAGGTACCTCAACAATTTCACCATCAGCTGCCACTCCAGGCGATTCAGAATACTCATCAGGCAGCTTAACCTGGAGTTTGGTTCCTATTTCAGACGATGTCCAGGGAACCCAGCCCAATGCAACATTCGTTTCAAGCTCTGGAGACCACCACGGTGAAGTGATATAGCCCATGTCATTGCCATCAGTATCAGCAATCAACCAAAAATCAGGAGCATAATCTGTGATCTCTTTACCACCAAAAATCAGACCCACCATTCGCATTTTAAATGGGAAATCTCCTGCATCAATTTCAGCTCTCTGCCTTTCTAGTTCCTCTTTACCAATGTAATCAGCCTCTTTGTTTCTAGGAACCTGATAACTAAGGTTTACCTGAAATGGTGATGTTTCATGATCGAGGTCTTGCCCCCAAGATAAGATGCCTGCTTGAATACGACGATGATGTGCAGGCGCAATAACCATTAATCCAAACTCTTCACCTGCCTCAAGAACTGCATTCCAAACAATTTCAGCATTTTCATGGGCATCGCGCACATAAATCTCGTAGCCTTTTTCACCTGTGAATCCAGTTTGACTAATGACCACAGATGCCCCATTAATTTTAGTCTCCATCAGACCGTAGTAGGGAATCTCTCTAAGTTCTTCACCAGCGAGTTTAGCCATAAGATCTTCAGAAAGAGGGCCTTGAATCTGCAAAGGACAGACATCAATTTCATCAATCATTACATTGAATTTTTTAGATACATTTACCCCTTGAAGCCATAGCAAGAGATCGCTATCAGAAATAGAGAACCAGAACTCATCTTCTGCTATTCGCAATAAAACAGGGTCGTTCAAGACGCCGCCTTTTTCGTTGCATAAAATAGCGTATTTACCATTTCCAGGTTCAATTTTTGTTGCATCACGCGTTATAACAAAATTTGTGAAGGCTTCTGCATCAGGACCTTTAACGCATATCTGTCTTTCAACAGCAACATTCCACATAGTTACCCGATTAACCAAGGCTTCATATTCAACCATGGCGCCACCATCTTCAGGCCTTACGTATCCTCTAGGATGGTAAATTCGGTTATAAACCGTTGCTCTCCAGCAACCTGCTTCATGAGATAAATGCCAAAATGGTGATTTTCTTACTCTAGTTGAGATTAATAACTCAGTAGGCGTTCGACCACTTTGCCTTAAATTATAAGGAACCACACGATCGCTTTGATCCACACTAGGATGATTTGGATTTTTCATTGTTATACCCCCCTTAGATATATTAAGTTATTACATTGAAACTATTTAAGCACGCACCCTCTCATTTTTTGGATCATACAAAGATCCTTTGCCAGCTATTTGAACGGTCATTGGGTACACCCCATCACCATTCTCATTAAAGTACTCTAGTAAAAGTGATTTCCCTGGAACAGCAAGATTTTTTGGTAAATAACCCATTACTACAAATTTTTTAATCGAGGGGCAGTAGGACATGCCAGTGGCATAAGATCTTCGACCTTTACTATCAATTGGCACTTCGCCAGATGCAGGATCAATGATTGGTGAGTTTCCTACTGGATAACGCATGCTGCCTGATACATTGAGATCATCTATTGTCATCGTACATAAAATTGCACTGGGTTCCTCTTCTCTGTGCGCTAAATGCGCTGCCTTGCCATGAAAATCTGCCTCTTTTACTAAGCGTCTTTCGATAGCAGATTCACAAGCATTGTATTCAGTTTCAAGATCTGCTCCCTGAAGT from Nitrospinota bacterium includes:
- a CDS encoding aminomethyl transferase family protein, with the protein product MKNPNHPSVDQSDRVVPYNLRQSGRTPTELLISTRVRKSPFWHLSHEAGCWRATVYNRIYHPRGYVRPEDGGAMVEYEALVNRVTMWNVAVERQICVKGPDAEAFTNFVITRDATKIEPGNGKYAILCNEKGGVLNDPVLLRIAEDEFWFSISDSDLLLWLQGVNVSKKFNVMIDEIDVCPLQIQGPLSEDLMAKLAGEELREIPYYGLMETKINGASVVISQTGFTGEKGYEIYVRDAHENAEIVWNAVLEAGEEFGLMVIAPAHHRRIQAGILSWGQDLDHETSPFQVNLSYQVPRNKEADYIGKEELERQRAEIDAGDFPFKMRMVGLIFGGKEITDYAPDFWLIADTDGNDMGYITSPWWSPELETNVALGWVPWTSSEIGTKLQVKLPDEYSESPGVAADGEIVEVPFRESVNPNKREVQKAKGLDFAD